A stretch of DNA from Cryptomeria japonica chromosome 4, Sugi_1.0, whole genome shotgun sequence:
aaaataaataaataacaatcatacatgattcactccataacacatatattttggttacgcagaaactcttggttagagagaaaatctacggtggggatggcacccacaacttcactactgcaataataaaggtttcttagttagagctacatgtttagctatttctgatagcttaccctattaggagtatcaagatcattagatctaccttgctagaggattttacaacacttattctaaatgctacacttggttaaaggctttacaatttatagactttgttagagtcttttaccctgttaaaggtttctcttacaactcaaaatattacaatcaaattcttgcaaaatatctgcaactttacatctagaatgttatagcagattctatgtgctcaaaatgagattgccttgcttatagcatacctcggtaatccataaagtaactcggtaaacccttctatttactctgttcgttgactattctctgaaatccttctcggtgacctctgtatctctaacagtcacaatactcagtgcttccttatctattacacatgtcttgcttcatacacctctatatttgatcctcaatttatgttgtataaatagatctcttatgtcggtgatttgttcatgcttcgatcttacaaacatgattcatcgaatgaataaccatataaaatattcattggatagatgacctcaaaatcatacaaaatctttaagtgcaattttcaatgtgataatgattccctgttccttgatcttgtaacacatttccacacatgtgtcgaggttcaatgaatctggtaacacgtttcactcggtgtatcatttttgctgctcggtagacatagagtgttactcggtagacagctcggtgtatactaagctctgtgactactttcttctataaccgactgctctgtgcttaccgactaaatatttcggtagtagtaactgattagagtatatagaatgactttggacataaaactaatggcaacttagtaagtagtaacacccATCCACCCCTAAGCCATCTATCTCATCTATTCACCCTGCGATGCATTCTTCCAAGCCTTCTCCATCTGTTTTTGGACCCTACATGCCAAAATAGACCTCCAACGCGCTAAGTTGCTACTTATGTGCTATCTTTCTTCACCAATGTGCTAAACACTTTACTCTACGCGCTAAATACCTCTATGCGCGAACTGGTTTTTCCATTGCGCTACCCGGCTAACCCAAAGCACTACTCTACTAGATGTGCTACTCTATCTACCCTGTGTGCTAACctgtctaccctatgcgctaaagaaCTCAACGTGCTACCCTAACCTACTGACCCGCTGCAGAATGCAACTTAAATGCTAAACTAGCTAGGGTAACCCTATGTGCTATCTTTCTTATCGTATGCACCATAACATAACCCCTATGCGCTAAAAGGGCATATTTTCAACTAAAAAATGAAAAACGAGATCAAAACAGgcaaaatcaattaaaaacatgGCAAGATTTAGATCACTTACAGGTGGGCCATATGCATTGGGTCTCTGATATTGACAAACGCGCTCAAATCAGTGCGAAGCATAGGGAACCAACATTTTCATCAAAGCTCaagtgtcacaatcacaaggagacaaatgtgcaaatgataagaataaaatcactttttacctttttatagggtaaaagtcaacaaggttagtaagtggggcatgtattttcctcatttttctcactttcaaccttatcaacatcattttcgagagatgaatcaattaaacTACATTCAACACAGTCGaaatattcaaaatgcaattaattaaaaaacgctcatcaaatcaacaaatttttcaaaatccttgattcatctcccgagggggcatcatcaatatccttcatcaaatctggggcatgataTCAACATTTCGACACacgacatcatatcgatcaaattttgactgcatatccgataaattttctttgaatcaacatgtgcacacatgtcacttcaaagaggggcaaaatgtagatgtataaatctgaccactttcctaagtgaatatttaatattcattttaacctcattatcctattaattaaattatatttaattaatttcttcacattcatctatttgattaaatgaattactcaatttaattaattaaattcacctaagccttttctagcctttaattaaataaatcaatttatttaattaattcccctttccccccttttaattaaatttacatttaagtaaattgatccttgcaagtaaataaatctaatttatttatttaaatgtctcacttgtatttatgcaagttgcttccttttttattgaaataaagtgatttattttaattaaaattcctctccatccacttgcattttcctacatctctcacttgcctccctaaaccccttctagattcttctaatcacttataatttagcctaatccatcttctaaatattgtcacaattctaagcaaagagaagtcacttctcaaaccctcaaagtttttgaaaaccattaaaggctttatgtcctcaacaagttaaccctcaaagtgttccaaaccattaaaggctcttacataaccagtAATGGTTAAcccaaccttcttgcatgattagagactttctctctaactcaaccctcatctaacccaagggtcttatcaagcattcatggctttgaccttggttatccctttaaccgttgcacaagagtttatcctttggataaaagctttatccaatggataaccctaacctaaccttaacccttaccttctaaggtaaccttcatgtcttctcaagaatttaatgcttctttcatctcttttcaagcaacctcttgttgacaactgtcaccatttcattggtcagaattgtgaacatggattgataacttttaatactggcccttgttaagattgtccaatcttgaccatccattgccctactttttaataaatagagctcccattctcTCACAAACAAGAtcaaagtttcatgcatctaatctatagtcattttactaagcatttagcctctctttgataaaatcatcttaatagcattttagaagtaattttgaatatcatagcatatccatgttagactagtatatcatgctaggattactaatctttatcttatcatcatcttttatgctagtttaaatcattatAGGtttaatatcatacatatctaggaatgcattcatgctaaattaatcaaacatcactcattcttggagttgtcattcctaagtcacttcgctcagtgatctgagagcaaaggcattgacttgagggatcctgtgatatagagaataatggaacaccccttgggaagttgagctattaaTTATAGctcccataacttgcaccaaaagtcCCATTGGCAtgtgtggacactttggaatcagaCTTTTATGTTTCTGTACCCCACATTTCCTGCACACACATGTATCCTTGAAATGTGGTCTCATGTGCATCTCTagatatttttatatatacaattATTATGATAAATATGTTATCCctcttattttaatttaattttcattcTTCTCCTACCAACTCTTTTGAATATGATTATAGTCCATTGACCAATACACCAAACATTTTAAATTATATCTCTAGGGCTTGTAGTTAAAATACATCACCTTAGGTCATTTTAATCAAGCATCATTAGGAAGCACTTTGTTTATTATCTTGGACAACACATTTGTGCTCTCAtgcatcctaatgatggatcacagagtgtgatccaaaacattgatctaAAAACTCGCACACAATCTTATCCGAAAATCTACTACAAGAAAATCTAGTTACATTGTCAACATCCATTTTATCATTGTTAACTTAGCTTTCAAGATAAATTAATGATAAGGATGTAAATTACTATTGCCTAccattgtaaaaaaaatttaacaatGCTTCCTAAGACCATGGGGTTTTCCTTAAAGAAGATATATACTAGTGAATCTTGTTTGGATGTATCAAATGACAATTTCTTCTCATAATAAGATTACACCACCAAGATAGAATTATGCCACCTAGGTAAGATCACACTAGCACAATTATGTCCCACATATCTAAACTCTTAGttctttaaaaaaatttagtatAAAATCTCAATTTACAACTCTTTGTTCCAATGTAAAAGTAGTTAAAATCCATATACCATGTTGATTTCAATGTAAGACCTTATCCATCTCAATTTTACTCCAACATATTTATATAAAATCTAAACTAGTTTGCTCATCTCATTATTATGATTAAGGTTTTAAATCTATTTAATTATAcaccataaatatttctaagaggTGTGTTTATTAAAGTTCCTTCTGATGAAGGAATATTAATATATTCACTATGTTTTAGTAGTTGGTaacaaatgaactaatgagatgttagaattaaaatattttgatcaaatttcctaatgtatattttttctcaatttttttaaatatcaaaattgatttatttgtcaTTTTATTGGACGAAAGTTGGATATAGTCTTATTAGTGTGATGTAAGTTAtaaaatcttttaaatttttatagtcaaaatttgtttaaatgacactttttaattttatttatttatttattgtggcATTTGTGCATGACTACTCGGGCATTTATGaataagtattgacaattttatTATTGGGACATCTTTAAGTAGATATccagtgacactttgaaatgtgtacttttagACACTTGTGTACATAATGGATCTCACATCATGCATCTTTACtactcaaaaacaaaaacaataactATAAATCAATCTCACATCATGTGTCTTTACTACCCAAAAACGAAAACAATAACTATAAATCAATATACTATTTAAAATCTCTCACAAAAATAACTATAACCACTAATGGTATCTTCCCCTACATACTTGGAATCTCTCTACCACGCAACGAAGATCCTCCTTTTCTATTTTATCACAGTTCCTTTCATATATATAATATGGAAGAGGCAAAGCTCTGTCTGAGCCTAAACCATGGATGACAACAAGTTTCCCAATGTAAAAGAGGTCTATGGAACTGTGGCCAGAAATTACGCAGAGTTCAGGCCCCGATATCCCTCTCAACTTTTCTCCCTTCTTTCTTCCCTCACTCCACAACATCATCTGGCATGGGATGTGGGCACAGGCACTGGCCAAGCCGCCATTGAGGTAAGTAACTTGTTTATCATATCTTTATCACACCTCTTCTCTTTATATGTAACACTCTGTTCTGTGTTAATGGTGAAGCAGTTATCAAAGTACTATGCGAGAGTGGTGGGCACAGACACCAGTGAGCGGCAAATACAACACGCAGAGCAGCGCCCCAACATAAGCTACGCCGTCACGCCGCCATCAATGACCGACCAACAACTTCACTCCATCGTCGGCCCCGATTACTCCGTTGACCTGGTCACCGTCGCCATGGCCGTTCACTGGTTTGACTTGGATAAATTTTACGCGCAGGTAAAGCGCGTGTTGAAGAAGCCTGGCGGCGTGATTGCCGTGTGGGCGTACTGTAAACCCAGAGTTGATCCAGCAGTGGACGCCGTTCATGAGCGGTTTTTTAGCAGAATTTTTCCGTTTTCCCATCCCGCTGCGAAAGTGGTGGTGGAGGAGTATGAGACTTTGCCGTTTCCGTTCGCACAGGTGGAGGGAATAAAAATGGAGATTGAAGAGCAGAGGACGTTTGATGAGTATATGGGGTTTTTCAGAACGAGGCATACTTTGGTGGGGAGGGAAGAAATCTTGGAGGAGTTTCGGGCAGAATTTGAGGCAGCTTGGGGAGCGGAGCTCCATGTGAGCAAGGCTGTAAAGTTTCCACTCTGTTTTAAGGTTGGTAAGGTTTGAAAATTCTGTAGTAGACGGTGGATGATTCAAGGTAACCTGTGAGCTTTACTACTGCAGTTCATTTTAAGTGTTTTATTACATGTCAATCTTATGGTTTGGTGATGTCCCTTTGGGTAGTATTAGGCTTTAAAAATCTTAGTGACAGTGAGATGGCTGTCTGTTTCCTGAAATAATAATAAAGGTGGTGCAAgtttcttctttatttttcctcGCAGTGGGAATATAGTTGAATTCAGTGTATATTCATTGCTTCAGattttcagatttttatttgtCTCAGCATCAGGCTTTTGGATTTGGAGGTGCAGAGCAAGCTACGTCTATGGCATCCTTAGGTTCTTGAATTAAGTTTCATTGGTTCTTATTTTCTGATAAAAATCATATATTCTGAGTTTAATTTAAttgtttccttcttcaaatttagTTTTCGATTTACACAACCAAATTTCAGAAAATTCTACTGTTTcaatttttgttatatatataaaataagataCATAGAATTGATTACCAAGAATCTGAGTTGCAGTGTaagtttgtatttaattttatatgttttagttgaATATAACAGTTACAGATTAGAATTCCTACAATTTATCTAAGTTGTCTCATGTTAGAAATAATTGACATTTAAGGTTTATGAGTCAAAAAAAATTTATGCTACAGtattatttgaaatctttttcttAAAAACAGCTGTGGTTATTTTTTAGGACTGCATATTTCAGCTGGTCCAATTGGGGTGTTTAGGAATTTTTTCTGCCTTTCAGCAAGTGCAATTGGGGTGCTTAGGAAAATTTTCTGCCTCTTGTCAATTAGCTAATATTTTGAATCCCAACAAAAAAGAAATTTGATTGAGGTGCTGTTAGAAATTGCCTCGCTAACTTAGGAATTATTTCTACCACTTGTCAATTAGCTAATATTTTAGATTCCGATCATAAAAGAAATGCAATTGGGGTGGGTCTAAAAATTGCCCCATCAACTTACGAATTTTTCTGCCACTTGTCAGTTAGCTAATATTTTAGATTCCCACTAGAAAAGAAAGAGAATTTGGGTTGGGCTAGAAATTGTCCCACCACCTTAGGAATTTATTCTCCTACGTATCAATTAGCTAATATTTTAGATTCCCACTAGAAAAGAAATGCAATTGGGGTgaggctagaaattgccccaccaacttAGGAATTTTTTTTGCCACTTGTCAATTAGCTAATGTTTTAGATTCCCCCCATAAAACAAATGCAATTGGGGTGAGGCTAGAAATTTCCCAACCAGCTTAGGAACTTTTTTATGCCACTTGTCAATTAGCTAATATTTTAGATTCCCGTCAATAAAGAAATGCAATCAGTGGGGTGGAGCTAGAAATTACCAACATTCTTCATGCGATCACTAGCTTTCCTAAATTTTGGAGGTTAAACTTTTAAGCTGAAGTGCCCTACTAAAT
This window harbors:
- the LOC131053019 gene encoding uncharacterized protein LOC131053019; this translates as MDDNKFPNVKEVYGTVARNYAEFRPRYPSQLFSLLSSLTPQHHLAWDVGTGTGQAAIELSKYYARVVGTDTSERQIQHAEQRPNISYAVTPPSMTDQQLHSIVGPDYSVDLVTVAMAVHWFDLDKFYAQVKRVLKKPGGVIAVWAYCKPRVDPAVDAVHERFFSRIFPFSHPAAKVVVEEYETLPFPFAQVEGIKMEIEEQRTFDEYMGFFRTRHTLVGREEILEEFRAEFEAAWGAELHVSKAVKFPLCFKVGKV